A single region of the Epinephelus moara isolate mb chromosome 16, YSFRI_EMoa_1.0, whole genome shotgun sequence genome encodes:
- the LOC126403453 gene encoding uncharacterized protein LOC126403453 produces the protein MFYYYCYLYYIYYYYYYYYYLCCYIYYYYYLYYYNYYLCCYMFYYYCYLYYIYYYYYYYLYYYYNYYLCCYMLYYYCYLYYIYYYYYYYLYYYYNYYLCCYIYYYYYFLYYYNYYLCCYMFYYYCYLYYIYYYYYYYYLCCYIYYYYCYLYYIYYYYYYYYYLYYNYYLCCYMFYYYYYYLYYIYCYLYHIYYYYLFCYIY, from the coding sequence ATGTTCTACTACTACTGTTACCTCTACTacatctactactactactactactactattacctATGTTGCTAcatctactactactattacctCTACTACTACAACTATTACCTATGTTGCTACATGTTCTACTACTATTGTTACCTCTACTacatctactactactactactattacctctactactactacaactatTACCTATGTTGCTACATGTTATACTACTACTGTTACCTCTACTacatctactactactactactattacctctactactactacaactatTACCTATGTTGCTacatctactactactactatttcCTCTACTACTACAACTATTACCTATGTTGCTACATGTTCTACTACTATTGTTACCTCTACTacatctactactactactactactattacctATGTTGCTacatctactactactactgttaccTCTACTacatctactactactactactactactattacctCTACTACAACTATTACCTATGTTGCTACAtgttctactactactactattacctCTACTACATCTACTGTTACCTCTACCacatctactactactacctcTTTTGCTACatctactaa